Proteins co-encoded in one Armatimonadota bacterium genomic window:
- a CDS encoding 3-hydroxyacyl-CoA dehydrogenase/enoyl-CoA hydratase family protein has protein sequence MAVSSPATVRRRGRLARAAVLGAGVMGAAIAAHLANAGVPTLLLDIPPQDLTDDERRRGLTLTSPEVRNRLARAGLERALRAQPAAFYSPARVGLVTVGNLEDDLARVREVDWIIEAVVEDLAVKQELLARLEAHWTPGTIVSTNTSGLPVAQIAAHTGEAFRAHFLGTHFFNPPRYMKLLEVVPTPHTAPWVVATVARWGEEMLGKGVVYAKDTPNFIANRIGTYGFLKAVHLMVELDLDVDEVDELTGPLVGRPRSATFRTTDLVGLDVALHVAANSARLLAHEEDREVYRPPAFMEEMARRGWLGEKAGAGFYRRQDGEIHVLDYRTLTYRPRRRLATPALEAARAIEDPARRLAALLAMQDRYGEFLRRLVRAVVVYAAHRIPEISDDVTNVDRAMRWGFGWDQGPFELHDTLVAVGAAQTLLPAEGALPPLLRAVRARGVGTFYQDVGATRHVFDPATGTYRPEPGTQDRLLLVRLKRAGGVVATNPGASLVDLGDGVACLEFHAKVNAIGEDTLRMARMALERVAADFDALVIGNQGQDFSAGANLMLVLLEAQEGNWEELDLALRAFQQVTTAIRRAPFPVVAAPFGRTLAGAVELCMACAHVQAAAETYMGLVETGVGLIPAGSGTMEMARRAAARIPDGVDADLLPFVRWVFETMATARVSTSAEEARALGYLRPSDGITMHGDRLLADAKAAALALARAHWRPAPPAPIRVVGQRGYAAIESWLHIMRTGGHITDHDVVVSRKLAYVLCGGPVPDGTRVAEEYLLDLEREAFLSLLGTRATQDRIRHMLQTGKPLRN, from the coding sequence ATGGCCGTCTCCTCTCCCGCCACCGTCCGCCGCCGCGGCCGCCTCGCCCGTGCCGCCGTGCTGGGTGCCGGCGTGATGGGCGCCGCCATCGCGGCGCACCTGGCCAACGCCGGCGTGCCCACCCTGCTCCTGGACATCCCGCCGCAAGACCTCACCGACGACGAGCGGCGCCGCGGCCTGACGCTGACCTCGCCCGAGGTGCGCAACCGGCTGGCCCGCGCGGGGCTGGAGCGCGCGCTACGGGCGCAGCCCGCGGCGTTCTACAGCCCTGCCCGGGTCGGGCTGGTGACCGTCGGCAACCTCGAGGACGACCTGGCGCGGGTGCGCGAGGTCGACTGGATCATCGAGGCGGTGGTCGAGGACCTGGCGGTCAAGCAGGAGCTCCTGGCGCGGCTCGAAGCGCACTGGACGCCCGGGACGATCGTGAGCACCAACACCTCGGGGCTGCCGGTGGCACAGATCGCCGCGCACACCGGCGAGGCCTTCCGCGCGCACTTCCTGGGCACCCATTTCTTCAACCCGCCCCGCTACATGAAGCTGCTGGAGGTCGTCCCGACGCCCCACACCGCGCCCTGGGTGGTGGCCACCGTCGCGCGCTGGGGCGAGGAGATGCTGGGCAAGGGCGTGGTCTACGCCAAGGACACGCCCAACTTCATCGCCAACCGCATCGGCACGTACGGGTTCCTCAAGGCCGTCCACCTGATGGTGGAGCTGGACCTCGACGTGGACGAGGTCGACGAGCTCACGGGCCCGCTGGTGGGACGGCCGCGCAGCGCCACGTTCCGCACCACCGACCTGGTCGGGCTCGACGTGGCGCTGCACGTGGCGGCCAACTCGGCCCGCCTGCTGGCCCACGAGGAGGACCGGGAGGTCTACCGGCCGCCGGCCTTCATGGAGGAGATGGCCCGACGCGGCTGGCTGGGCGAGAAGGCCGGCGCAGGGTTCTACCGGCGGCAGGACGGGGAGATCCACGTCCTCGACTACCGCACGCTGACCTACCGGCCGCGTCGGCGTCTGGCGACGCCTGCGCTGGAGGCGGCGCGTGCCATCGAGGATCCCGCGCGGCGGCTGGCCGCCCTGCTGGCGATGCAGGACCGCTACGGCGAGTTCCTGCGGCGGCTGGTGCGGGCGGTGGTGGTGTACGCCGCGCACCGCATCCCCGAAATCAGCGACGACGTCACCAACGTCGACCGCGCCATGCGCTGGGGCTTCGGCTGGGACCAGGGGCCGTTCGAGCTGCACGACACGCTGGTGGCGGTCGGGGCAGCGCAGACGCTGTTGCCCGCCGAAGGCGCCCTGCCGCCGCTGCTGCGTGCGGTGCGCGCGCGCGGCGTGGGGACGTTCTACCAGGACGTGGGCGCTACCCGGCACGTCTTCGACCCCGCCACCGGCACGTACCGTCCCGAACCGGGCACCCAGGACCGTCTGCTGCTGGTCCGCCTCAAACGCGCCGGCGGCGTGGTGGCCACCAACCCCGGCGCGAGCCTGGTCGACCTGGGCGACGGCGTGGCCTGCCTGGAGTTCCACGCCAAGGTCAACGCCATCGGCGAGGATACCCTGCGCATGGCGCGCATGGCGCTGGAGCGGGTCGCCGCCGACTTCGACGCCCTGGTCATCGGCAACCAGGGACAGGACTTCAGCGCCGGCGCCAACCTCATGCTGGTGCTCCTCGAAGCCCAGGAGGGCAACTGGGAGGAATTGGACCTGGCGCTGCGCGCGTTCCAGCAGGTGACGACCGCGATCCGGCGCGCGCCGTTCCCGGTGGTGGCGGCGCCCTTCGGGCGGACGCTGGCGGGCGCCGTGGAGCTGTGCATGGCGTGCGCGCACGTGCAGGCCGCGGCCGAGACGTACATGGGCCTCGTGGAGACCGGCGTCGGGCTGATCCCGGCCGGCAGCGGCACCATGGAGATGGCGCGGCGCGCCGCCGCGCGGATCCCCGACGGGGTCGACGCCGACCTGCTGCCCTTCGTGCGGTGGGTGTTCGAGACCATGGCCACCGCGCGCGTGTCCACCTCGGCGGAGGAGGCCCGTGCGCTGGGCTACCTGCGGCCCTCGGACGGTATCACGATGCATGGCGACCGGCTGCTGGCCGACGCCAAGGCTGCGGCGCTGGCGCTGGCGCGCGCCCACTGGCGGCCCGCGCCGCCCGCACCCATCCGGGTCGTGGGGCAGCGCGGGTACGCGGCGATCGAGTCCTGGCTCCACATCATGCGCACCGGCGGGCACATCACCGACCACGACGTGGTCGTGTCCCGGAAACTGGCGTACGTCCTCTGCGGGGGCCCGGTGCCCGACGGCACCCGTGTCGCCGAAGAGTACCTGCTGGACCTGGAGCGCGAGGCGTTCCTGAGCCTGCTCGGGACCCGGGCGACCCAGGACCGCATCCGCCACATGCTGCAGACCGGCAAGCCGCTGCGCAACTGA
- a CDS encoding acetyl-CoA C-acyltransferase has translation MREALIVSAVRTAVGKAPRGALKDTRPDELGALAVREAIRRVPGLSPDEVEDCIMGCALPEAEQGLNMARIIALRAGLPVTTAGITINRFCSSGLQAIAFAAQQIATGQHEVVVAGGAESMSLVPMSGNKYAPNPTLATEWPDVYLSMGLTAEIVARRYGVSREDQDRFALRSHRNAMAAQQAGKFDDELVPVETVRWQVDDGRPRAEPITLRQDEGVRPDTSLEALANLKPVFARDGTVTAGNASQTSDGAAAAVVMSAERARRLGVEPLAVFRAFAVAGVAPEEMGIGPVQAIPKALRLAGLRLDDVGLIELNEAFAAQALAVIRLAGLDPDRVNVNGGAIALGHPLGATGAKLTATLLAEMRRRQVRYGMVTMCVGGGQGAAGIFELA, from the coding sequence ATGCGAGAAGCCCTGATCGTCTCCGCGGTGCGCACGGCGGTGGGCAAGGCGCCCCGGGGCGCGCTCAAGGACACGCGTCCCGACGAGCTGGGCGCGCTCGCCGTCCGCGAGGCCATCCGCCGTGTCCCGGGGCTGTCGCCGGACGAGGTCGAGGACTGCATCATGGGTTGCGCCCTGCCCGAAGCCGAGCAGGGACTCAACATGGCCCGCATCATCGCCTTGCGCGCCGGTCTGCCCGTGACCACGGCGGGGATCACCATCAACCGGTTCTGCTCCTCGGGCCTCCAGGCCATCGCCTTCGCAGCCCAGCAGATCGCCACCGGGCAGCACGAGGTGGTGGTGGCCGGCGGCGCCGAGAGCATGAGCCTGGTGCCCATGAGCGGCAACAAGTACGCGCCCAACCCCACGCTGGCGACGGAGTGGCCGGACGTCTACCTGAGCATGGGCCTCACGGCCGAGATCGTCGCCCGGCGATACGGCGTCTCCCGGGAGGACCAGGACCGGTTTGCGCTGCGCAGCCACCGGAACGCGATGGCCGCGCAGCAGGCGGGGAAGTTCGACGACGAGCTTGTCCCGGTGGAGACCGTGCGCTGGCAGGTCGACGACGGGCGGCCGCGCGCAGAACCGATCACGCTGCGGCAGGACGAGGGGGTCCGTCCGGACACCAGCCTGGAGGCCCTGGCGAACCTCAAACCGGTCTTCGCCCGCGACGGCACCGTCACCGCGGGCAACGCCTCACAGACGAGCGACGGCGCCGCCGCCGCGGTGGTCATGTCGGCCGAGCGCGCCCGCCGGCTCGGGGTCGAGCCACTGGCCGTTTTTCGCGCCTTCGCCGTGGCGGGCGTCGCGCCCGAGGAGATGGGCATCGGCCCGGTGCAGGCCATCCCCAAGGCGTTGCGCCTCGCCGGGCTGCGCCTGGACGACGTCGGGCTCATCGAGCTCAACGAAGCGTTCGCGGCGCAGGCCCTGGCGGTGATTCGGCTCGCCGGGCTGGACCCCGACCGGGTCAACGTGAACGGCGGGGCCATCGCCCTGGGCCACCCGCTGGGGGCGACCGGCGCCAAGCTCACCGCCACGCTGCTGGCCGAGATGCGCCGCCGGCAGGTGCGCTACGGCATGGTGACGATGTGCGTGGGCGGCGGGCAGGGCGCCGCCGGGATCTTCGAACTCGCGTAG
- a CDS encoding acyl-CoA dehydrogenase family protein — MDTGTMHAAQVGAPGGGFLLGPTAPEASFTPEDLTDEQRLVRRTVQQFIEDEVLPQTAAMEQHDWALVRRLIRRAGELGFLGADIPEAYGGSGLDKITGLVIKDALGIGASFSVSVGAHIGIGTLPIAFFGTDAQKRRYLPGLVAGEVIGAYALTEPTAGSDAMAIRTRATRTADGGFVLDGTKQFISNASFADVFTVFAKVDGEHHTAFIVERRTPGLTVGPEEHKMGIRGSSTASVILEGVRVPAGAVLGEIGQGHKIAFNILNVGRFTLAAGVTGAARYALRQATGYARERRQFNRALVEFGLIRQKLARLATAIYAAESMVYRTGGLVAGALGAQHQDPAQVMAALEEYAVECSIAKVFASEMLDLVVDEMVQIYGGYGFIEDYPAARAYRDARINRIFEGTNEINRLLIPGMLFRRALKGRLDVLGAARRVADEVLAPALPDGGERGPLDEAQRLADGARKATLFAAGAAAQKHLAALEHEQELLGWIADLVIETFAVESAVLRAVKAASRGDPAADLHTAMVRLYLDDALPRMEATARRLLAATAQGDTLRTMLAGLRRFLKVPALDVVGTARTVADAVVDAGGYPL, encoded by the coding sequence ATGGACACCGGCACCATGCACGCCGCGCAGGTCGGGGCCCCCGGCGGCGGGTTCCTGCTGGGCCCGACGGCTCCCGAGGCGAGCTTCACCCCCGAGGACCTGACCGACGAACAGCGCCTCGTGCGGCGCACCGTCCAGCAGTTCATCGAGGACGAAGTGCTGCCGCAGACCGCCGCCATGGAGCAGCACGACTGGGCGCTGGTGCGGCGGCTCATCCGTCGCGCCGGCGAGCTCGGGTTCCTGGGCGCGGACATCCCCGAAGCCTACGGGGGCAGCGGCCTGGACAAGATCACGGGCCTGGTGATCAAGGACGCCCTGGGGATTGGCGCCTCGTTCTCGGTCTCGGTGGGCGCGCACATCGGCATCGGCACGCTGCCCATCGCGTTCTTCGGCACCGACGCCCAGAAGCGCCGCTACCTGCCCGGGCTCGTGGCGGGCGAGGTGATCGGCGCCTACGCCCTCACGGAACCCACGGCGGGCTCCGACGCCATGGCCATCCGCACCCGGGCGACCCGGACCGCCGACGGCGGGTTCGTCCTGGACGGGACCAAGCAGTTCATCAGCAACGCGTCGTTCGCCGACGTCTTCACCGTCTTCGCCAAGGTGGACGGCGAGCACCACACGGCGTTCATCGTGGAACGGCGCACGCCCGGGCTGACGGTGGGCCCCGAAGAGCACAAGATGGGCATCCGGGGCTCTTCGACCGCGAGCGTGATCCTCGAAGGCGTGCGCGTGCCGGCCGGGGCGGTGCTGGGCGAGATCGGTCAGGGGCACAAGATCGCCTTCAACATCCTCAACGTGGGCCGGTTCACGCTGGCCGCCGGCGTCACCGGCGCCGCACGCTACGCCCTGCGCCAGGCGACCGGCTACGCCCGGGAACGCCGCCAGTTCAACCGGGCGCTGGTGGAGTTCGGGCTGATCCGGCAGAAGCTGGCCCGACTGGCCACCGCCATCTACGCGGCCGAGAGCATGGTCTACCGCACGGGCGGACTCGTCGCCGGCGCGCTGGGAGCGCAGCACCAGGATCCCGCGCAGGTCATGGCCGCCCTGGAGGAGTACGCCGTCGAGTGCTCCATCGCCAAGGTCTTCGCCTCCGAGATGCTGGATCTCGTCGTGGACGAGATGGTGCAGATCTACGGCGGCTACGGCTTCATCGAGGACTACCCGGCCGCACGGGCCTACCGCGACGCCCGTATCAACCGCATCTTCGAAGGCACCAACGAGATCAACCGGCTGCTGATCCCGGGGATGCTCTTCCGGCGGGCGCTGAAGGGCCGGCTGGACGTGCTGGGGGCCGCGCGGCGGGTCGCCGACGAGGTGCTCGCGCCCGCCCTGCCCGATGGCGGGGAGCGCGGGCCGCTGGACGAAGCGCAGCGCCTGGCCGACGGCGCGCGCAAAGCGACGCTGTTCGCCGCGGGTGCGGCCGCCCAGAAGCACCTCGCGGCGCTGGAGCACGAGCAGGAGCTGCTGGGCTGGATCGCCGACCTGGTCATCGAGACCTTCGCCGTCGAGAGCGCGGTGCTGCGGGCGGTCAAGGCCGCCAGCCGGGGCGACCCCGCCGCCGACCTGCACACGGCCATGGTGCGCCTCTACCTCGACGACGCGCTGCCCCGGATGGAGGCGACGGCCCGTCGCCTCCTGGCGGCCACCGCCCAGGGCGATACGCTGCGCACGATGCTGGCCGGGCTGCGGCGGTTCCTCAAGGTCCCGGCGCTCGACGTCGTGGGGACCGCACGGACGGTGGCCGACGCGGTCGTCGACGCCGGCGGCTATCCGCTCTGA
- a CDS encoding thiamine pyrophosphate-dependent enzyme yields MSTAAVNQKLWEQNATPKHRIQWCPGCGDFGVLNALKAALARLELMPHDVLLVGGIGCSGQIRNYLNGNAFHGTHGGALAYALGAKMANPALTVIALAGDGDTLAIGIENFVHVCRRDPAVTLLIMNNGVYGLTKGQKSPTHGLGMPQGVSTEEDPPFVDPLRLALVCGASFVAQTFSGDPKHSADVLVEALRHPGFAVINDFSPCVTYNKFNTYDWYKEHVEHLPKDHDPADMQAAWRLLDEFDRKGKLPLGVVYRHPRQRTAHQRLPLWDEELADVDPEPMLRLFR; encoded by the coding sequence GTGAGCACGGCGGCAGTGAACCAGAAGCTGTGGGAGCAGAACGCCACCCCCAAGCACCGGATCCAGTGGTGCCCGGGGTGCGGTGACTTCGGCGTGCTGAACGCCCTCAAGGCCGCCCTGGCCCGGTTGGAGCTCATGCCCCACGACGTGCTGCTGGTGGGCGGCATCGGCTGCTCCGGGCAGATCCGGAACTACCTGAACGGTAATGCGTTCCACGGGACCCACGGGGGGGCGCTGGCCTACGCCCTGGGCGCCAAGATGGCCAACCCCGCGCTCACGGTCATCGCGCTGGCGGGCGACGGCGACACCCTGGCCATCGGCATCGAGAACTTCGTGCACGTCTGCCGCCGCGATCCGGCGGTGACGCTGTTGATCATGAACAACGGCGTCTACGGGCTGACGAAGGGGCAGAAGTCGCCGACCCACGGGCTGGGTATGCCGCAGGGAGTGTCGACCGAAGAAGATCCGCCGTTCGTGGACCCGTTGCGGCTGGCGCTGGTCTGCGGGGCGTCGTTCGTGGCGCAGACGTTTTCCGGGGACCCCAAGCACTCGGCCGACGTGCTAGTGGAGGCGCTGCGACATCCTGGCTTTGCGGTCATCAACGACTTCTCGCCCTGCGTGACCTACAACAAGTTCAACACCTACGACTGGTACAAGGAGCACGTGGAGCACCTGCCCAAGGACCACGATCCTGCCGACATGCAGGCGGCCTGGCGCCTGCTCGACGAGTTCGATCGGAAGGGCAAGCTCCCCCTGGGGGTCGTCTACCGGCATCCCCGGCAGCGGACGGCGCACCAGCGCCTGCCGCTGTGGGACGAGGAGCTGGCAGACGTGGATCCCGAGCCCATGCTGCGGCTGTTCCGGTAG
- a CDS encoding 2-oxoacid:acceptor oxidoreductase subunit alpha: MVVNNLKLLVGGVQLRDGVTTVTDILGKMFVRAGLHVLAMEKGYASTIYGAHQYDPMVVSATPPLSYGDDRSDILVALEFDTNPDAPIQPNRDTILRHGKNLVDGGVLLYDSTTGTVDTGDLERRGVKVFPLPARQIALRELKREVVKNTVVTGALLRLLEFDMDLALFRQYLEERFGRKGKDIVELNLEAARRGRAVIEEVLRTNGWHDVGYRLVPQPTTGRAVLLNGNDALSMGAILAGCRFYAGYPITPASAILEFMEAHLPRYGGRALQGQNERESIRAAIGAALAGVRSAVGSSGPGISLKVEEFGVAGVTETPVVIIDTQRAGPSTGMPTKPEQGDLAMAVFAGHGEIPRIVLAAGTIEECYTLAFEAFDLADKYQCPVFLLSDLTLADGRRDVPEEFFLKNRRPVVRHGLLREADLRQDGYRRYQITESGISPRNVPGVPGGIFKSSGSEHDEQGMITTDPPKRKAMVEKRMRKMQTYLKEDAKPPLVFGTPDGAVLLVGWGSTRLPLLDAQARLRAEGLETCVVHFTHLWPFPTHLVRPLLQRGKDIIVVEQNYAGQLADLIQQECLLPTRRILKYNGRPFYTSDITGGVRQLLTNGTRVVRVGDRAPAVVLETVPEGD, from the coding sequence GTGGTGGTCAACAACCTGAAGCTGCTCGTCGGAGGCGTGCAGCTGCGCGACGGGGTCACGACGGTTACCGATATCCTGGGCAAGATGTTCGTGCGCGCAGGGCTGCACGTGCTGGCGATGGAGAAGGGCTACGCGTCGACGATCTACGGCGCGCACCAGTACGATCCCATGGTGGTGTCGGCGACGCCACCGCTGTCCTACGGGGACGACCGCTCCGACATCCTGGTGGCCCTCGAGTTCGACACCAACCCCGACGCCCCGATCCAGCCCAATCGCGACACGATCCTGCGCCACGGCAAGAACCTGGTCGACGGCGGGGTGCTGCTCTACGACAGCACCACGGGTACGGTGGACACCGGCGACCTGGAGCGCCGTGGTGTGAAGGTGTTCCCCCTCCCCGCGCGGCAGATCGCCCTGCGGGAGCTCAAGCGCGAGGTCGTGAAGAACACGGTGGTGACCGGCGCCCTGCTGCGCCTGCTGGAGTTCGACATGGACCTGGCGCTGTTCCGCCAGTACCTGGAGGAACGCTTCGGGCGCAAGGGGAAGGACATCGTTGAGCTGAACCTCGAAGCCGCCCGCCGCGGGCGCGCCGTCATCGAGGAGGTCCTGCGGACCAACGGCTGGCACGACGTGGGCTACCGGCTGGTGCCCCAGCCCACGACGGGCCGGGCGGTGCTCCTCAACGGGAACGACGCCCTCAGCATGGGGGCGATCCTGGCCGGGTGTCGCTTCTACGCCGGATACCCGATCACCCCGGCGTCCGCCATCCTGGAGTTCATGGAGGCCCACCTGCCGCGCTACGGTGGGCGCGCGCTGCAAGGGCAGAACGAGCGGGAGTCGATCCGCGCCGCGATCGGCGCGGCGCTGGCCGGCGTGCGCAGCGCGGTGGGGTCCTCGGGCCCGGGCATCTCGCTCAAGGTGGAGGAGTTCGGCGTCGCCGGCGTCACCGAGACCCCCGTCGTGATCATCGACACCCAGCGTGCGGGCCCCTCGACGGGCATGCCGACCAAGCCCGAGCAGGGCGATCTGGCCATGGCGGTCTTCGCGGGCCACGGGGAGATCCCGCGGATCGTGCTGGCGGCCGGCACGATCGAAGAGTGCTACACCCTGGCGTTCGAAGCGTTCGACCTGGCCGACAAGTACCAGTGCCCGGTGTTCCTGCTGTCGGACCTGACGCTGGCCGACGGCCGACGGGACGTGCCCGAGGAGTTCTTCCTCAAGAACCGCCGGCCCGTCGTCCGCCACGGGCTGCTCCGCGAGGCCGACCTGCGCCAGGACGGGTACCGGCGCTACCAGATCACCGAGTCGGGCATCTCGCCCCGCAACGTGCCGGGGGTGCCCGGGGGCATCTTCAAGAGCAGCGGCTCGGAGCACGACGAGCAGGGGATGATCACCACCGACCCGCCCAAGCGCAAGGCGATGGTCGAGAAGCGCATGCGCAAGATGCAGACCTACTTGAAGGAAGACGCCAAACCGCCCCTGGTGTTCGGCACGCCCGATGGCGCCGTGCTGCTGGTGGGGTGGGGTTCCACGCGTCTGCCCCTGCTGGACGCGCAGGCGCGCCTGCGGGCCGAGGGCCTGGAGACGTGCGTGGTGCACTTCACGCACCTGTGGCCGTTCCCCACGCACCTGGTCCGGCCGCTGCTGCAGCGCGGGAAGGACATCATCGTGGTGGAGCAGAACTACGCGGGCCAGCTCGCGGACCTGATCCAGCAGGAGTGCCTGCTGCCCACCCGTCGCATCCTGAAGTACAACGGCCGGCCCTTCTACACGTCCGACATCACCGGCGGGGTCCGGCAGCTGCTGACCAACGGCACGCGGGTGGTGCGGGTCGGCGACCGCGCGCCAGCCGTGGTGCTGGAAACGGTACCCGAGGGGGACTAG
- a CDS encoding transposase family protein yields MSPTSKREYLQAVRRRYTQASKGAKGQILDEVCATLGYHRKAAIRALAGSGPRPGRRRRPARTYGDQALGVLKAIWEAAGFPWSVRLKALLPLWLPWAKQRWALPPAVEQQLRAISPRTIDRRLQPYKQRLRRRQYGRTKPGTLLKHHIPIKADRWDTTVPGFGEVDLVDHGGGATDGEYVHSLNFTDIATTWVETHAVFGKSQRAVGQALDEIAAALPFPLQGIDSDNGTEFINAHLLRYCRAHGLQFTRSRPYKKDDNAHVEQKNWTHVRKLLGWDRYASPDALAAINELYRHEWRLMMNLFQPSVKLVRKVRVGSRLQRLYDPPQTPLDRLLASGQGDPARVQALQTLRARLDPFALAEAIERKLAQIHRLATLPPRSQLPASARAAFREVTHRLRIPTVVGEAPPGLNPRYPSVTPSMARRQRIR; encoded by the coding sequence ATGAGCCCCACATCCAAGCGCGAGTACCTCCAAGCCGTTCGCCGGCGCTATACCCAGGCCTCCAAGGGGGCCAAGGGGCAGATCCTGGATGAGGTCTGCGCCACCCTGGGCTATCATCGCAAGGCGGCCATCCGGGCCCTGGCCGGGTCGGGGCCCCGCCCAGGCCGTCGCCGTCGCCCCGCCCGGACCTATGGGGACCAGGCGCTGGGCGTGCTGAAGGCCATCTGGGAGGCGGCCGGGTTCCCCTGGTCCGTGCGCCTGAAGGCGCTCCTGCCGCTGTGGCTGCCCTGGGCCAAGCAGCGCTGGGCCCTCCCCCCGGCAGTCGAGCAGCAACTGCGCGCCATCAGCCCCCGCACCATCGACCGCCGCCTCCAGCCCTACAAACAGCGGCTCCGCCGGCGCCAGTACGGCCGCACCAAGCCCGGGACGCTGCTCAAGCACCACATCCCCATCAAGGCCGACCGCTGGGACACCACCGTCCCGGGGTTTGGCGAGGTCGATCTGGTCGACCACGGCGGTGGCGCCACCGACGGCGAGTATGTCCACTCCCTGAACTTCACCGACATCGCCACGACCTGGGTGGAGACCCACGCCGTGTTCGGCAAGAGCCAGCGGGCGGTGGGCCAGGCCCTGGACGAGATCGCCGCCGCGCTGCCCTTCCCCCTGCAGGGCATCGATTCCGATAACGGCACGGAGTTCATCAACGCCCACCTGCTGCGCTACTGTCGCGCCCACGGCCTCCAGTTCACTCGCAGCCGGCCCTACAAGAAAGACGACAACGCCCACGTCGAGCAGAAGAACTGGACCCATGTCCGTAAGCTGCTGGGTTGGGACCGCTACGCCTCCCCGGACGCGCTCGCCGCCATCAACGAGCTGTACCGCCACGAGTGGCGCCTCATGATGAACCTCTTCCAGCCCTCCGTGAAACTGGTCCGGAAAGTCCGCGTCGGCTCCCGGCTGCAGCGCCTCTACGACCCCCCGCAGACCCCGCTGGATCGCCTGCTCGCTTCCGGGCAGGGCGACCCGGCCAGGGTCCAGGCCCTCCAGACGCTGCGGGCGCGCCTCGACCCCTTCGCCCTGGCCGAGGCGATTGAGCGCAAACTCGCCCAGATCCATCGCCTGGCCACCCTGCCGCCGCGGTCGCAGCTCCCCGCCAGCGCACGGGCGGCATTCCGCGAGGTCACCCACCGCCTGCGCATCCCCACCGTCGTGGGTGAGGCTCCCCCTGGCCTGAACCCGCGCTACCCTTCGGTAACACCTTCGATGGCGCGACGACAGAGGATTCGGTAA
- a CDS encoding branched-chain amino acid ABC transporter permease has translation MATDLLERYEDDLALVKGAAGWTAVLALLGALAVAPLLLPRLGLGYLLFIAVLAAAHVVVAVGLNLLVGVAGLISLGHAGFVAIGAYASGLLMARVGVPWYLAWAGAAVASALFGFLVGLPALRLAGPYLTIATLGFGIAVYQVLTNWTALSGGRMGLPVPALPVYVSGLSAMQHLYYLAVGTAALLVWMAYNLTRSHVGRAFVALRDSDIAAEVLGINLTRYKTLAFGLSAAYAGVAGAILAQALRHLEPQAFTFLESITYLAMIVVGGLGTVSGAVIGGVLLTLLPHYLSDLKQWLPVVYGGVIMLMMGLEPLGLYGRWVRIRLYLRLWPL, from the coding sequence GTGGCCACAGACCTCCTCGAACGCTACGAAGACGACCTGGCCCTGGTCAAAGGCGCTGCCGGCTGGACCGCGGTGCTGGCGTTGCTTGGCGCGCTGGCCGTGGCACCGCTGCTGCTCCCGCGCCTGGGCCTTGGCTACCTCCTGTTCATCGCGGTGCTCGCGGCCGCCCACGTCGTCGTGGCCGTGGGGCTGAACCTGCTGGTGGGCGTCGCCGGCCTCATCTCCCTAGGCCACGCGGGGTTCGTGGCCATCGGCGCCTACGCCTCAGGGCTGCTGATGGCCAGGGTCGGCGTGCCGTGGTACCTGGCGTGGGCCGGCGCTGCGGTGGCCAGCGCCCTCTTCGGCTTCCTCGTGGGGCTACCGGCCCTGCGGCTGGCCGGCCCCTACCTCACCATCGCCACCCTGGGGTTTGGCATCGCCGTCTACCAGGTCCTCACCAACTGGACCGCGCTGTCGGGCGGACGCATGGGGCTGCCCGTGCCCGCGCTGCCCGTCTACGTCTCCGGGCTGAGCGCCATGCAGCACCTCTACTACCTGGCCGTGGGCACGGCCGCCCTACTGGTGTGGATGGCGTACAACCTGACGCGGTCCCACGTGGGCCGGGCGTTCGTGGCCCTGCGCGACAGCGACATCGCCGCCGAGGTGCTCGGGATCAACCTCACCCGGTACAAGACCCTGGCGTTCGGACTCTCGGCCGCATACGCGGGCGTCGCCGGCGCGATCCTTGCCCAGGCCCTGCGGCACCTGGAACCCCAGGCGTTCACCTTCCTGGAGTCGATCACCTACCTGGCCATGATCGTGGTCGGCGGGCTTGGCACCGTCTCAGGTGCGGTCATCGGCGGGGTGCTGCTCACGCTCCTGCCGCACTACCTGTCGGACCTCAAGCAGTGGCTGCCCGTGGTCTACGGCGGAGTGATCATGCTCATGATGGGCCTGGAGCCCCTGGGGCTGTACGGCCGCTGGGTGCGCATCCGCCTGTACCTGCGGCTATGGCCCCTGTAG